One part of the Glycine soja cultivar W05 chromosome 11, ASM419377v2, whole genome shotgun sequence genome encodes these proteins:
- the LOC114377651 gene encoding pentatricopeptide repeat-containing protein At5g66631-like, whose amino-acid sequence MWMHLRPFFREANLLNGLTSRVQARSYARRREPFPTKVSHYLHRAKLIDSIRLTLRSNTPNPSLPSLINHRLMDSFVATHALRSAPSADSALSFVRALEKSSHFSHTHHTLHSLATVLAKSGRSSELKSLVDDIRANRFGSVQISFMNLMQWHAAVRDLDTVLQVWEQYALENDHLCTESYNIVMTLYAQMGKDFEAVRVFRRMIDEGSLPNCRSYTVIIEHLVKSRKLSEALEVFNLLPSMRIKRTLRQYSVLLEGFVGSKQFDEVRILVEEMQVDGILPSRGMGLLLQQMKEEGILEGKEQLLRGILPDETIRSVSYSIDSGDEDENENEDQDENISDAGQCNHVDGIHLKPWMDPRALVSALRNWSPDEVAALESANFVWTTRLVCKMLRNFKTPEAAWSFFCWAANQRGFTHDIYTVQRITTLLARHGRTDLVDRLISKIRMERMRLPFSTIRMIIDFYGISKKADAALKVFNDDRILCGPISNVNLMLLYSSLLRTLTKCGRNSDALDMLDDMILNGICPDIQTFSGLMYYFSQLGDIKTVQKLFAMVRQSGLEPDAYLFKALIQGYCKSERAALAWRLFEDMKNSGLVPDSATKELLVKSLWKEGRRREAAAVEESYEEINTVLPLALQGHVWTVSSADLTRVYNIYSNSFD is encoded by the coding sequence ATGTGGATGCACTTGAGGCCGTTCTTTCGCGAGGCTAACCTGTTAAACGGGTTAACCTCGCGAGTGCAAGCCCGTTCCTATGCTCGTCGTCGCGAACCGTTTCCCACCAAAGTTTCTCACTACCTCCACCGTGCAAAACTCATTGACTCCATTAGACTTACTCTACGCTCCAACACCCCCAACCCCTCCCTTCCCTCTCTCATAAACCACCGTCTTATGGACTCTTTCGTGGCCACTCATGCACTTCGCTCTGCCCCTTCTGCTGATTCCGCTCTCTCCTTCGTCCGTGCCCTCGAAAAAAGTTCTCATTTTTCCCACACCCACCACACACTCCATTCACTTGCCACTGTTCTTGCCAAGTCTGGTCGAAGCTCTGAGCTCAAATCCCTCGTTGATGATATCCGAGCCAACCGGTTCGGCTCTGTTCAGATCAGTTTCATGAATCTCATGCAGTGGCATGCTGCAGTTAGGGACCTTGACACTGTTCTTCAGGTGTGGGAACAGTATGCACTTGAGAATGACCATCTATGTACTGAATCTTACAACATTGTTATGACTCTTTATGCTCAAATGGGAAAGGACTTTGAGGCTGTTCGAGTTTTTCGCAGGATGATTGATGAAGGGTCTCTTCCGAATTGCAGAAGCTATACTGTGATAATCGAGCACCTTGTGAAGTCGCGCAAGTTATCGGAAGCATTGGAGGTTTTTAACCTGTTGCCTTCAATGAGGATCAAACGCACCTTGAGACAGTACTCTGTTCTGCTTGAGGGTTTTGTAGGTAGCAAACAGTTTGACGAAGTGAGAATTTTAGTTGAGGAAATGCAGGTTGATGGAATATTGCCTAGTAGAGGCATGGGTCTGTTGCTGCAGCagatgaaggaggaaggaaTTCTTGAAGGCAAGGAGCAATTGTTGAGAGGAATTTTGCCAGATGAGACAATCAGGAGTGTAAGTTATTCTATTGATAGTGGTGATGaggatgaaaatgagaatgaggACCAAGATGAGAATATAAGTGATGCTGGTCAATGTAATCATGTTGATGGAATTCATTTAAAACCGTGGATGGACCCACGGGCTTTGGTCAGTGCCTTGCGGAATTGGAGTCCTGATGAGGTAGCAGCACTAGAGAGTGCAAACTTTGTATGGACAACAAGGTTGGTTTGCAAGATGCTTAGGAATTTCAAAACACCAGAAGCTGCATGGAGTTTCTTCTGTTGGGCTGCCAATCAGCGTGGATTTACTCATGACATATACACGGTACAAAGAATCACTACCCTTCTAGCACGTCATGGACGTACTGACTTGGTTGATAGACTCATCTCCAAGATCAGAATGGAGAGAATGAGACTACCATTCAGCACCATCAGGATGATCATTGACTTCTATGGGATTTCAAAAAAAGCTGATGCTGCTCTGAAGGTTTTCAATGATGATCGAATACTTTGCGGTCCCATATCAAATGTTAACTTGATGCTTCTTTATTCCTCTCTTCTAAGAACATTGACAAAGTGTGGAAGAAATTCTGATGCCCTGGATATGCTTGATGACATGATTTTAAATGGTATTTGCCCAGATATCCAGACATTTTCAGGCCTAATGTACTATTTTTCACAGCTTGGAGATATAAAAACAGTGCAGAAGCTCTTTGCAATGGTTAGGCAGAGCGGTTTAGAGCCAGATGCTTATTTGTTTAAGGCATTAATCCAAGGTTATTGCAAGTCAGAAAGAGCTGCACTAGCATGGAGACTATTTGAAGACATGAAGAATTCAGGTTTGGTGCCTGACTCTGCCACCAAAGAGTTGCTAGTAAAGAGCCTCTGGAAAGAAGGGAGACGGAGAGAGGCTGCTGCAGTGGAAGAAAGTTATGAGGAAATAAATACGGTCCTTCCACTTGCATTGCAGGGTCATGTATGGACTGTCAGCTCTGCAGATCTCACAAgagtttataatatttattcaaattctTTTGATTAA
- the LOC114377652 gene encoding serine/threonine receptor-like kinase NFP: MAVFFPFLPLHSQILCLVIMLFSTNIVAQSQQDNRTNFSCPSDSPPSCETYVTYIAQSPNFLSLTNISNIFDTSPLSIARASNLEPMDDKLVKDQVLLVPVTCGCTGNRSFANISYEINQGDSFYFVATTSYENLTNWRAVMDLNPVLSPNKLPIGIQVVFPLFCKCPSKNQLDKEIKYLITYVWKPGDNVSLVSDKFGASPEDIMSENNYGQNFTAANNLPVLIPVTRLPVLARSPSDGRKGGIRLPVIIGISLGCTLLVLVLAVLLVYVYCLKMKTLNRSASSAETADKLLSGVSGYVSKPTMYETDAIMEATMNLSEQCKIGESVYKANIEGKVLAVKRFKEDVTEELKILQKVNHGNLVKLMGVSSDNDGNCFVVYEYAENGSLDEWLFSKSCSDTSNSRASLTWCQRISMAVDVAMGLQYMHEHAYPRIVHRDITSSNILLDSNFKAKIANFSMARTFTNPMMPKIDVFAFGVVLIELLTGRKAMTTKENGEVVMLWKDIWKIFDQEENREERLKKWMDPKLESYYPIDYALSLASLAVNCTADKSLSRPTIAEIVLSLSLLTQPSPATLERSLTSSGLDVEATQIVTSIAAR; encoded by the coding sequence ATGGCTGTCTTCTTTCCCTTTCTTCCTCTCCACTCTCAGATTCTTTGTCTTGTGATCATGTTGTTTTCCACTAATATTGTAGCTCAATCACAACAGGACAATAGAACAAACTTTTCATGCCCTTCTGATTCACCGCCTTCATGTGAAACCTATGTAACATACATTGCTCAGTCTCCAAATTTTTTGAGTCTAACCAACATATCCAATATATTTGACACAAGCCCTTTATCCATTGCAAGAGCCAGTAACTTAGAGCCTATGGATGACAAGCTAGTCAAAGACCAAGTCTTACTCGTACCAGTAACCTGTGGTTGCACTGGAAACCGCTCTTTTGCCAATATCTCCTATGAGATCAACCAAGGTGATAGCTTCTACTTTGTTGCAACCACTTCATACGAGAATCTCACGAATTGGCGTGCAGTGATGGATTTAAACCCCGTTCTAAGTCCAAATAAGTTGCCAATAGGAATCCAAGTAGTATTTCCTTTATTCTGCAAGTGCCCTTCAAAGAACCAGTTGGACAAAGAGATAAAGTACCTGATTACATACGTGTGGAAGCCCGGTGACAATGTTTCCCTTGTAAGTGACAAGTTTGGTGCATCACCAGAGGACATAATGAGTGAAAACAACTATGGTCAGAACTTTACTGCTGCAAACAACCTTCCAGTTCTGATCCCAGTGACACGCTTGCCAGTTCTTGCTCGATCTCCTTCGGACGGAAGAAAAGGCGGAATTCGTCTTCCGGTTATAATTGGTATTAGCTTGGGATGCACGCTACTGGTTCTGGTTTTAGCAGTGTTACTGGTGTATGTATATTGTCTGAAAATGAAGACTTTGAATAGGAGTGCTTCATCGGCTGAAACTGCAGATAAACTACTTTCTGGAGTTTCAGGCTATGTAAGTAAGCCTACCATGTATGAAACTGATGCGATCATGGAAGCTACAATGAACCTCAGTGAGCAGTGCAAGATTGGGGAATCAGTGTACAAGGCAAACATAGAGGGTAAGGTTTTGGCAGTAAAAAGATTCAAGGAAGATGTCACGGAAGAGCTGAAAATTCTGCAGAAGGTGAATCATGGGAATCTGGTGAAACTAATGGGTGTCTCATCAGACAATGATGGAAACTGTTTTGTGGTTTATGAATACGCTGAAAATGGGTCTCTTGATGAGTGGCTATTCTCCAAGTCTTGTTCAGACACATCAAACTCAAGGGCATCCCTTACATGGTGTCAGAGGATAAGCATGGCAGTGGATGTTGCGATGGGTTTGCAGTACATGCATGAACATGCTTATCCAAGAATAGTCCACAGGGACATCACAAGCAGTAATATCCTTCTTGACTCGAACTTTAAGGCCAAGATAGCAAATTTCTCCATGGCCAGAACTTTTACCAACCCCATGATGCCAAAGATAGATGTCTTTGCATTTGGGGTGGTTCTGATTGAGTTGCTTACCGGAAGGAAAGCCATGACAACCAAGGAAAATGGTGAGGTGGTCATGCTGTGGAAGGACATTTGGAAGATCTTTGATCAAGAAGAGAATAGAGAGGAGAGGCTCAAAAAATGGATGGATCCTAAGTTAGAGAGTTATTATCCTATAGATTACGCTCTCAGCTTGGCCTCCTTGGCGGTGAATTGTACTGCAGATAAGTCTTTGTCCAGACCAACCATTGCAGAAATTGTCCTTAGCCTCTCCCTTCTCACTCAACCATCTCCCGCAACATTGGAGAGATCCTTGACTTCTTCTGGATTGGATGTAGAAGCTACTCAAATTGTCACTTCCATAGCAGCTCGTTGA
- the LOC114374818 gene encoding lysM domain receptor-like kinase 4 → MYKKWRIIAFINNPFCYTLPLQTTMHLFPFIPIIIFTLLIHNFSLILGQQPYIGLGTVACPRRGNKNSIRGYTCNGANHSCQSYLTFRSQPIYNSVKTISTLLGSDPSQLAKINSVSMNDTFETNKLVIVPVNCSCSGEYYQTNTSYVFQNSETYLLIANNTFEGLTTCQALENQNHNPANIYPGRRLLVPLRCACPTKNQTKKGIRYLLSYLVNWGDSVSFISEKFGVNFMSTLEANTLTLTQAMIYPFTTILVPLHDKPSSSQTVSPTQRISPPPSPPSSDHSSNKTWVYVVVGVVVGAIALTSVLCAVIFFKRYRKNRNKDDSLVAVPKSFEAIEEKPQVKVNEKLSENISGIAQSFKVYNFEELQRATDNFSPSSWIKGSVYRGVINGDLAAIKKIEGDVSKEIEILNKINHTNVIRLSGVSFHEGRWYLVYVYATNGDLSEWIYFNNVDGKFLSWTQRMQIALDVATGLDYLHSFTSPPHIHKDINSSNILLDGDFRGKVANLSLARCLEGGDDQFPTTRHIVGTRGYMAPEYLENGLVSTKLDVYAFGVLMLEMVTGKEVAAILTEDETKLSHVLSGIPGERSGKEWLKEFVDPSLGENCSLELAMFVIEMIDDCIKTDPASRPSVHEIVQSLSRTVNSSLSWERSMNVPRN, encoded by the coding sequence ATGTACAAAAAGTGGCGCATAATTGCATTCATTAACAATCCCTTTTGTTACACCCTTCCTCTGCAAACAACAATGCATCTCTTTCCCTTCATCCCCATAATCATTTTCACACTATTGATCCACAACTTCTCTCTGATTCTGGGGCAGCAACCTTATATTGGTTTAGGCACAGTAGCGTGTCCAAGAAGGGGTAACAAAAATTCTATCCGAGGTTACACTTGCAATGGTGCAAACCATAGCTGCCAAAGTTACCTCACCTTCAGATCTCAACCCATTTACAACTCTGTCAAGACAATATCAACTTTGTTGGGTTCTGACCCATCCCAGCTTGCTAAAATAAACTCAGTTTCCATGAATGACACCTTTGAGACAAACAAGTTGGTGATTGTTCCGGTCAACTGTTCCTGTTCAGGTGAGTATTATCAAACAAACACATCCTATGTGTTCCAGAATTCAGAAACTTACTTGTTGATTGCTAACAACACTTTTGAGGGCCTCACAACATGTCAAGCTTTGGAGAACCAAAACCACAACCCTGCAAACATATACCCCGGTAGAAGACTTTTAGTGCCTCTCAGATGTGCTTGTCCCACAAAGAACCAAACCAAGAAAGGCATCAGGTACCTCTTGAGTTACTTGGTGAACTGGGGTGATTCTGTTTCATTCATTAGTGAGAAATTTGGTGTCAACTTTATGTCTACTCTTGAAGCTAATACCCTTACTCTCACACAAGCCATGATCTATCCCTTTACGACAATTTTAGTTCCCCTTCATGACAAGCCCTCAAGTTCTCAAACCGTTTCGCCAACTCAACGCATTAGTCCACCACCCTCACCTCCCTCTTCTGATCATAGCTCAAACAAAACATGGGTGTATGTAGTTGTTGGAGTTGTTGTGGGAGCTATTgccttaacatcggttctctgtGCTGTCATTTTCTTCAAACGCTATcgcaaaaatagaaacaaagatGACTCATTGGTGGCAGTGCCTAAGAGTTTTGAGGCAATTGAGGAAAAACCTCAAGTGAAAGTGAATGAAAAATTGTCAGAGAACATATCTGGCATAGCTCAGTCTTTCAAAGTGTATAACTTTGAGGAACTACAGCGTGCAACAGATAACTTTAGTCCTAGCAGCTGGATCAAAGGGTCTGTTTATCGCGGTGTGATTAATGGTGATTTGGCTGCAATTAAAAAGATAGAAGGAGATGTGTCAAAAGAGATAGAGATACTGAACAAAATCAACCATACCAACGTTATACGCCTTTCTGGAGTTAGCTTCCATGAGGGGCGTTGGTACCTTGTTTATGTGTATGCTACTAATGGGGACTTGAGTGAATGGATCTACTTCAACAACGTGGACGGGAAGTTTCTGAGTTGGACTCAAAGAATGCAAATTGCATTGGATGTGGCAACAGGACTTGACTATCTTCACAGTTTCACTTCTCCTCCTCACATCCACAAGGATATTAACAGCAGTAACATTCTTCTGGATGGTGATTTCAGGGGAAAGGTCGCGAATTTAAGCCTTGCTAGGTGTTTGGAAGGAGGGGATGATCAATTTCCCACGACGAGGCACATTGTTGGGACAAGAGGCTACATGGCTCCAGAGTATTTGGAAAATGGTCTTGTGTCCACAAAGCTTGAcgtatatgcatttggggtactGATGCTGGAAATGGTCACTGGAAAAGAGGTCGCTGCTATTTTAACTGAAGATGAGACAAAATTGTCACATGTTTTAAGTGGCATACCTGGTGAGAGAAGTGGCAAGGAGTGGTTGAAGGAGTTTGTGGATCCCTCTTTGGGAGAGAATTGTTCATTGGAACTTGCTATGTTTGTGATTGAAATGATTGATGATTGCATAAAGACAGATCCAGCAAGTCGCCCTAGTGTGCATGAGATTGTGCAATCTCTTTCAAGAACAGTGAACTCTTCACTGAGTTGGGAAAGGTCAATGAATGTCCCACGAAATTAA